The Porphyrobacter sp. HT-58-2 genome has a window encoding:
- a CDS encoding MarR family transcriptional regulator encodes MLTSLREQADFSYDVADDGAGLPARVAIFGEDEGLRRQIGADLSGAGFRSIDGGNMRALLEGPIAILGDVVVVDCLVTGSRGIDGMMLAGLARLDMRVARSGAKLIVATNLAGLDDVFAVLDQSNPEILVSPSRAERVIAVGRVMGEAGAARLREMGDEDRVALLRLSQQVEAIAHSLDRMGHASQPPQASALGELKRDYRAQDSALPAGFAVTARADAPPLPDPRTVRQIIANRQARARFFDPALFGDPAWDMLLDLTAAHGEGAQVSVTSLCIAAGVPATTALRWLTQMVESGIFIRVPDPADKRRAFIALSERAIAAMSGYFASLRTPVLQAA; translated from the coding sequence ATGCTCACCAGCCTGCGCGAACAAGCCGATTTTTCCTATGACGTCGCCGATGACGGGGCAGGCCTGCCCGCCCGCGTGGCGATCTTCGGCGAGGATGAAGGCCTGCGCCGCCAGATCGGTGCGGATCTTTCGGGCGCGGGGTTCCGCAGCATTGATGGCGGGAATATGCGCGCGCTGCTCGAAGGGCCGATTGCGATACTGGGCGATGTGGTGGTGGTCGATTGCCTCGTCACCGGCTCGCGCGGGATCGACGGGATGATGCTGGCAGGGCTGGCGCGGCTCGATATGCGGGTGGCGCGGTCCGGGGCGAAGCTGATCGTAGCGACCAATCTGGCGGGGCTGGATGATGTGTTTGCGGTGCTCGATCAGTCCAATCCGGAGATTCTGGTTTCGCCCAGCCGGGCCGAACGGGTAATCGCTGTGGGCCGGGTGATGGGAGAGGCAGGGGCCGCGCGCCTCAGGGAAATGGGAGACGAAGACCGCGTGGCGCTTTTGCGCCTGTCGCAGCAGGTCGAAGCGATTGCCCATTCGCTCGACCGGATGGGCCACGCATCACAGCCCCCGCAAGCCAGCGCACTGGGCGAATTGAAGCGTGATTATCGCGCGCAGGACAGCGCCTTGCCGGCGGGCTTCGCCGTGACCGCGCGGGCCGATGCGCCGCCCTTGCCCGATCCGCGCACGGTGCGCCAGATCATCGCCAACCGGCAGGCGCGGGCGCGGTTCTTCGACCCGGCGCTGTTCGGCGATCCGGCGTGGGACATGCTGCTCGATCTCACGGCGGCGCATGGTGAAGGCGCACAGGTTTCGGTCACCTCGCTGTGCATCGCTGCGGGCGTTCCGGCGACGACCGCGCTGCGCTGGCTGACGCAGATGGTCGAAAGCGGGATCTTCATCCGCGTGCCGGATCCGGCCGACAAGCGCCGCGCCTTCATCGCGTTGAGCGAAAGGGCGATAGCCGCGATGTCAGGCTATTTCGCCAGCCTGCGCACCCCGGTGCTGCAAGCGGCCTAG
- the argH gene encoding argininosuccinate lyase has translation MWGGRFADGPSAIMREINASIPFDKALWRQDIAASKAHVAMLGAQGIIAVEDAAVIANGLDAVAAEYARDGVPEDWDREDIHMTTEARLAELIGPVAGRLHTARSRNDQVATDFRLWVRDAFGQMDEGLAALQRALVTRAGEHADSIMPGFTHLQTAQPVTLGHHLMAYYEMFRRDRARIADARTRMNECPLGSAALAGTGFPIDREATASALGFDRPTANSLDAVSDRDFALDFLWCCSATALHLSRLAEELILWASQPFGFIRLPDSLSTGSSIMPQKKNPDAAELVRGHSGRVIGALTSLMITMKGLPLAYSKDMQDDKPPVFEAASLMALSIAAMTGMIAGATFNTARMRAAAELGYATATDLADWLVRVRGIPFREAHHITGAAVKLAESQGLALDRLPLAELQAIDARIDDSVYAALSVDASVAARASFGGTAPDQVRLQVARARAALGMEE, from the coding sequence ATGTGGGGCGGTCGCTTCGCTGACGGCCCTAGCGCCATCATGCGCGAAATCAACGCCTCGATTCCGTTCGACAAGGCGCTCTGGCGGCAGGACATCGCTGCCAGCAAGGCGCACGTCGCGATGCTGGGGGCGCAAGGGATCATCGCTGTCGAGGATGCAGCGGTCATCGCCAACGGGCTCGATGCGGTCGCCGCCGAATATGCGCGCGACGGCGTGCCGGAGGACTGGGACCGCGAGGACATCCACATGACCACCGAGGCCCGCCTCGCCGAGCTGATCGGCCCGGTGGCGGGACGCCTCCACACCGCGCGCAGCCGCAATGATCAGGTGGCGACCGATTTCCGCCTGTGGGTGCGCGATGCCTTTGGCCAGATGGACGAAGGCCTTGCCGCGTTGCAGCGCGCGCTCGTCACCCGCGCGGGCGAACACGCGGACAGCATCATGCCCGGCTTCACGCATTTGCAAACCGCGCAGCCGGTCACCCTCGGCCACCACCTGATGGCCTATTACGAGATGTTCCGCCGCGACCGCGCACGGATTGCCGACGCGCGAACGCGGATGAACGAATGCCCGCTCGGCAGCGCGGCGCTGGCCGGCACCGGCTTTCCCATCGACCGCGAGGCGACCGCAAGCGCGCTGGGCTTCGACCGGCCCACCGCCAATTCGCTCGACGCCGTGTCAGACCGCGATTTCGCGCTCGATTTCCTGTGGTGCTGCTCGGCCACCGCGCTGCATCTGTCGCGCCTCGCCGAGGAACTGATCCTGTGGGCGAGCCAGCCCTTCGGCTTCATCCGCCTGCCCGACAGCCTGTCGACCGGCTCCTCGATCATGCCGCAGAAGAAGAACCCCGACGCCGCCGAACTGGTGCGCGGCCATTCGGGCCGGGTGATCGGGGCGCTCACCAGCCTGATGATCACCATGAAGGGGCTGCCGCTGGCCTATTCCAAGGACATGCAGGACGACAAGCCGCCGGTGTTCGAAGCGGCCAGCCTCATGGCGCTGAGCATCGCGGCGATGACCGGCATGATCGCGGGCGCCACCTTCAACACCGCCCGGATGCGCGCGGCGGCTGAACTTGGCTATGCCACCGCGACCGATCTTGCCGACTGGCTGGTGCGGGTGCGCGGCATTCCGTTCCGCGAGGCCCATCACATCACAGGCGCCGCAGTGAAACTGGCGGAATCGCAGGGTCTGGCGCTCGACCGGTTGCCACTGGCCGAGCTTCAGGCGATCGATGCACGGATCGATGACAGCGTCTATGCCGCGCTGTCAGTCGATGCATCGGTTGCGGCACGCGCATCCTTTGGCGGAACCGCACCCGATCAGGTCCGTTTGCAGGTGGCCCGTGCGCGTGCGGCGCTGGGGATGGAGGAATGA
- the recR gene encoding recombination mediator RecR, with the protein MASQEIEALSSALARLPGLGPRSARRAVLWLVKHRESALPALLEALAGVAETLVECHICGNVDTRDPCGICADPRRDARSLCVVEEVSDVWALDRARLFPGRYHVLGGRLSALDGVGPENLNIASLLARVEAGGVDEVVLAMNATLEGQTTAHYLAERLEAFPLRVTQLAHGLPVGGELDYLDEGTLAQALRARRPVA; encoded by the coding sequence ATGGCATCGCAAGAGATCGAAGCTCTGAGTTCCGCGCTCGCCCGCCTGCCGGGCCTGGGGCCGCGTTCGGCACGGCGGGCGGTGCTGTGGCTGGTCAAGCACCGCGAAAGCGCGCTGCCCGCGCTGCTCGAAGCACTGGCGGGCGTGGCCGAGACGCTGGTCGAATGCCACATCTGCGGCAATGTCGACACCCGCGACCCCTGCGGCATCTGCGCCGATCCGCGCCGCGATGCGCGGAGCCTTTGCGTGGTCGAGGAAGTCTCGGACGTCTGGGCGCTAGACCGCGCGCGGCTGTTTCCGGGCCGCTACCACGTGCTCGGCGGCAGGCTCTCGGCGCTCGACGGGGTGGGGCCGGAAAACCTCAACATCGCCAGCCTGCTTGCCCGCGTCGAAGCGGGCGGGGTGGACGAAGTGGTGCTCGCCATGAACGCCACATTGGAAGGCCAGACCACCGCGCACTACCTCGCCGAGCGGCTGGAGGCTTTCCCCTTGCGCGTCACCCAGCTTGCCCACGGCTTGCCGGTCGGCGGCGAGCTCGATTATCTCGACGAAGGCACGCTGGCGCAGGCGCTGAGAGCGCGGCGGCCTGTGGCATAA
- a CDS encoding zinc-binding dehydrogenase, which produces MTTTGKQLFTTLTADGKLTLEVAENTFPAPTGNQVLVKMEAAPINPSDLAILTSAADFESAEYTPGKVVATMPEPFLSGQKARHGQRLPAGNEGAGTVIATGDSDMAKALMGQRVACVPGNAFSQYAIADAMMCLPLGDHSSETGASSFVNPMTALGFVETAKMEGHNAIVHLAAASNLGQMLNRICIEDGMKLVNIVRKDEHVALLKSQGAQYVVNSSAPTYMADLRAAIAETGAFLGFDPIGGGQASDGVLKAMEQVAVSQMSEFSRYGSNQQKKMYIYGRLDLQNPTILTPSYGLQWCVAGWLLTPFLQRAGMETVVRMRKRVIDNLTTTFASHYKAKVTLEGMLEKDAILDYRQMKTGEKYLVTPWG; this is translated from the coding sequence ATGACGACCACCGGAAAGCAGCTCTTCACCACTCTCACCGCCGACGGCAAGCTCACGCTGGAGGTGGCGGAAAACACCTTCCCCGCGCCGACCGGCAATCAGGTGCTGGTCAAGATGGAAGCCGCGCCGATCAACCCGAGCGATCTTGCGATCCTCACCAGCGCCGCGGATTTCGAGAGCGCCGAATATACGCCCGGCAAGGTCGTCGCCACCATGCCCGAGCCCTTCCTGTCGGGCCAGAAGGCGCGCCACGGCCAGCGGCTTCCGGCGGGTAACGAGGGCGCGGGGACGGTGATCGCCACGGGCGATTCCGACATGGCCAAGGCGCTGATGGGCCAGCGGGTTGCCTGCGTGCCGGGCAATGCCTTCTCGCAATACGCCATTGCGGACGCGATGATGTGCCTGCCGCTGGGTGATCATTCGTCCGAGACCGGCGCCTCCAGCTTCGTCAACCCGATGACCGCGCTGGGCTTTGTCGAGACCGCGAAGATGGAAGGCCACAACGCCATCGTCCACCTCGCGGCGGCTTCCAACCTCGGCCAGATGCTCAATCGCATCTGCATCGAGGACGGGATGAAGCTGGTCAACATCGTGCGCAAGGACGAGCACGTGGCGCTGCTCAAGTCGCAGGGCGCGCAATATGTCGTGAATTCCTCCGCCCCCACCTACATGGCCGATCTGCGCGCCGCGATTGCCGAGACCGGCGCGTTCCTCGGCTTCGATCCGATCGGCGGCGGACAGGCCTCGGACGGCGTGCTGAAGGCGATGGAGCAGGTCGCGGTCAGCCAGATGAGCGAGTTCTCGCGCTATGGTTCGAACCAGCAGAAGAAGATGTACATCTACGGCCGGCTCGACCTTCAGAACCCGACGATCCTCACCCCCTCCTATGGCCTGCAATGGTGCGTCGCGGGCTGGCTGCTGACCCCCTTCCTCCAGCGTGCGGGCATGGAAACCGTGGTGCGGATGCGCAAGCGGGTGATCGACAATCTCACCACCACCTTCGCCAGCCATTACAAGGCCAAGGTGACGCTGGAAGGGATGCTGGAGAAGGACGCGATCCTCGACTACCGCCAGATGAAGACCGGCGAGAAATATCTGGTCACGCCCTGGGGGTGA
- the fmt gene encoding methionyl-tRNA formyltransferase, whose translation MRIIFMGTPEFAVPALRALHGAGHEVVCVYTQPPRPAGRGKKLMPSPVQMAAEALGVPVRSPKSLRGEAEQADFAALNADVAVVAAYGLILPQPVLDAPRHGCLNIHASLLPRWRGAAPIHRAVMAGDAETGVTIMQMEAGLDTGPMLHKVSVPVGRKTTGELFAELGGVGAAAMVEVLADLAAFHPEAQDDAAAIYAPKIDKAEAKIDWSQDSAAIERLVRGLAPFPGAWFELEGERVKLLLAEVVDADGAPGTVLDADFTIACGSGAIRPLKLQRAGKPVLDRPEFLRGRAVAAGTVLG comes from the coding sequence ATGCGCATCATCTTCATGGGGACGCCCGAATTCGCGGTGCCGGCGCTGCGGGCGCTGCACGGCGCGGGGCATGAGGTGGTGTGCGTCTACACCCAGCCGCCGCGTCCGGCGGGGCGGGGCAAGAAGCTGATGCCGTCGCCGGTGCAGATGGCGGCGGAGGCTTTGGGGGTTCCGGTCAGATCGCCCAAGTCGCTGAGGGGCGAGGCGGAGCAGGCGGACTTCGCCGCTCTGAACGCCGATGTCGCGGTGGTCGCGGCCTATGGGTTGATCCTGCCGCAGCCGGTGCTCGACGCGCCCCGCCACGGCTGCCTCAACATTCACGCCTCGCTGCTCCCCCGTTGGAGAGGGGCGGCGCCGATCCACCGCGCGGTGATGGCGGGCGATGCCGAGACGGGCGTCACCATCATGCAGATGGAAGCGGGGCTCGATACCGGGCCGATGCTCCACAAGGTCAGCGTGCCGGTGGGGCGCAAGACGACGGGCGAATTGTTTGCGGAGCTCGGCGGAGTCGGCGCGGCGGCGATGGTGGAGGTGCTGGCCGATCTCGCCGCCTTTCACCCCGAGGCTCAGGACGACGCGGCGGCGATCTACGCACCGAAAATCGACAAGGCCGAGGCGAAGATCGACTGGTCGCAGGACTCCGCCGCGATCGAGCGGCTGGTGCGCGGCCTCGCCCCCTTCCCCGGCGCGTGGTTCGAGCTGGAGGGAGAGCGCGTGAAGCTGCTGCTGGCGGAAGTGGTGGATGCCGACGGCGCACCTGGCACCGTGCTGGACGCGGATTTCACCATCGCCTGCGGATCGGGCGCGATCCGGCCCTTGAAGCTCCAGCGCGCGGGCAAGCCGGTGCTGGACCGCCCGGAGTTTCTGCGCGGTCGGGCGGTGGCGGCGGGGACGGTGTTGGGGTGA
- a CDS encoding precorrin-2 dehydrogenase/sirohydrochlorin ferrochelatase family protein: MGQIASLPLFHQITGQAVLVLGDGPAAEPKRRLVERAGGRIVEDLARAIDEGVRLAFIAYEDAQACEVAAINARCAGMLVNVVDRPELCDFTTPSLLDRNPLLVAIGTGGASAGLAKHVRLRLERMLPETLGALARALEAARPALRARFPEGPDRRRAVDAALREGGPLDPLDPASFQRVDDWVAGDASPRNGALFDITLTSPDPEDLTLRQARWLGEADVLLLDGAVPPGILARARADAARQALADGDTPAQDAVTGLALILRWRPEAPEGDA, encoded by the coding sequence ATGGGCCAGATCGCCAGCCTGCCGTTGTTCCACCAGATCACCGGGCAAGCGGTGCTGGTGCTTGGCGATGGCCCGGCGGCAGAGCCCAAGCGACGGCTGGTCGAGCGCGCCGGTGGCAGGATCGTCGAGGACTTGGCCCGCGCCATCGACGAGGGCGTGCGGCTGGCCTTCATCGCCTATGAGGATGCGCAGGCCTGCGAGGTGGCAGCCATCAACGCGCGCTGTGCGGGGATGTTGGTCAATGTCGTTGATCGGCCGGAATTGTGCGATTTTACAACGCCTTCCCTTCTGGATCGCAATCCCTTGCTGGTCGCGATTGGCACGGGTGGGGCATCGGCCGGGCTGGCCAAGCATGTGCGGCTCAGGCTGGAGCGGATGCTGCCCGAAACGCTGGGCGCGCTGGCGCGGGCGCTTGAGGCGGCGCGGCCTGCCTTGCGCGCGCGGTTTCCCGAAGGGCCGGACCGGCGGCGCGCGGTGGATGCGGCGTTGCGCGAAGGAGGCCCGCTCGACCCGCTTGATCCTGCGTCTTTTCAGCGGGTTGACGATTGGGTTGCGGGAGATGCCTCACCGCGCAACGGAGCGCTTTTCGATATCACCCTCACCAGTCCCGATCCCGAAGACCTGACCTTGCGGCAAGCCCGCTGGCTGGGCGAGGCCGATGTGTTGCTGCTGGATGGCGCCGTGCCGCCTGGGATCCTGGCCCGCGCGCGGGCGGATGCTGCGCGGCAGGCGCTGGCCGATGGCGACACGCCGGCGCAAGACGCCGTCACCGGCCTTGCCCTGATCCTGCGCTGGCGGCCCGAAGCCCCTGAGGGCGACGCCTAG
- the truA gene encoding tRNA pseudouridine(38-40) synthase TruA, with product MTRFALTLEFDGTPFFGLQRQSHGPSVQQSVEDALHRITGETVTLHSAGRTDAGVHALAMRCHVDIAKPIDPFRLMEALNAHLRPDPVAVTHCEVVPDDWHARFSCTGRRYLYRIANRRAPLTLQRNRAWHVPQPLDAEAMHRAAQALVGRHDFTTFRSVHCQAADPVKSLDELRVEKVGEEVHIHAAARSFLHHQVRSMVGCLKLVGAGTWPESRIAEALAARDRNALGLNAPPHGLYFVAASYPNDRGD from the coding sequence GTGACCCGTTTCGCCCTCACTCTCGAATTCGACGGCACGCCCTTCTTTGGGCTGCAACGCCAGAGCCACGGGCCGAGCGTGCAGCAATCGGTCGAGGATGCGCTGCACCGCATCACCGGCGAGACTGTCACCCTGCACTCCGCCGGGCGCACCGATGCGGGCGTGCATGCGCTGGCCATGCGCTGCCATGTCGATATCGCCAAGCCCATCGATCCCTTCCGGCTGATGGAGGCGCTGAACGCGCATCTTCGCCCCGATCCCGTCGCGGTGACCCATTGCGAGGTGGTGCCGGACGACTGGCACGCGCGCTTTTCCTGCACCGGCAGGCGCTATCTCTATCGCATCGCCAACCGCCGCGCGCCGCTGACCTTGCAGCGCAACCGCGCATGGCATGTCCCCCAGCCGCTCGACGCAGAGGCGATGCACCGGGCCGCGCAGGCCTTGGTGGGGCGGCATGACTTCACCACCTTCCGCTCGGTCCATTGCCAGGCCGCCGATCCGGTGAAGTCGCTGGACGAGCTGCGGGTCGAGAAAGTGGGCGAGGAAGTGCACATCCACGCCGCCGCGCGCTCCTTCCTCCATCACCAAGTGCGCTCGATGGTGGGGTGCTTGAAGCTGGTCGGCGCAGGCACATGGCCGGAAAGCCGCATAGCCGAGGCACTGGCCGCGCGCGACCGCAATGCTTTGGGGCTTAACGCGCCCCCCCACGGGCTCTACTTCGTTGCAGCGAGCTATCCGAACGACCGCGGAGACTAA
- a CDS encoding SDR family oxidoreductase produces MDLQLDGKTALVLGASKGLGRAIAVALADEGAQVITVARSAAAPVGLVHITADLDDPAAPQAIIDHLRGAGHSPDILVLNAGGPPMGPAATTTPDDFGAVMGRMFNAQLALAQAFLPDMRARGFGRILAVASTSLVTPIPGLVLSNAVRAMLASWCKTLAAEVAADGVTVNLLLPGQIATDRLKGLHAAMAAGSGIAADQVTARSIAAIPAGRLGRPEEFGDIAAFLASPRAGFITGSAIKVDGGQTPTL; encoded by the coding sequence ATGGATCTCCAGCTTGATGGCAAGACAGCGCTGGTGCTCGGCGCGAGCAAGGGGCTGGGGCGGGCGATTGCCGTTGCGCTGGCCGATGAGGGCGCGCAGGTCATCACCGTCGCGCGTTCGGCAGCAGCGCCGGTCGGGCTTGTTCATATCACAGCCGATCTTGACGATCCTGCCGCCCCGCAAGCGATCATCGATCACCTGCGCGGCGCGGGCCACTCTCCCGATATTCTCGTTCTGAACGCGGGCGGGCCGCCGATGGGGCCTGCGGCGACCACCACCCCGGATGATTTCGGCGCAGTCATGGGCCGGATGTTCAACGCCCAACTGGCGCTGGCGCAGGCCTTCCTGCCCGACATGCGAGCGCGCGGCTTCGGGCGGATTCTCGCGGTCGCCTCGACCAGCCTTGTCACCCCGATCCCCGGCCTCGTGCTGTCCAACGCGGTGCGCGCGATGCTGGCCTCGTGGTGCAAGACCCTCGCTGCCGAGGTCGCGGCGGACGGCGTGACGGTCAACCTGCTGCTTCCGGGCCAGATCGCGACGGACCGGCTCAAGGGGCTTCATGCCGCCATGGCAGCGGGAAGCGGGATTGCGGCGGATCAGGTCACCGCGCGCTCGATCGCGGCCATTCCGGCAGGGCGTCTCGGCAGGCCGGAGGAATTCGGCGACATTGCCGCTTTCCTCGCCTCGCCGCGCGCCGGGTTCATCACCGGCTCGGCAATCAAGGTCGACGGCGGGCAGACCCCGACGCTGTGA
- a CDS encoding asparaginase: MTLRRILVLGTGGTIAGAGGSATGAGYRAGGLALDALVAHLGALGLAAELVPQEVARIGSQDIGFAEWRALHAACTAAMDDPAIDGIIITHGTDTAEETGLLLDLTLPTAKPVVLVGAMRPADAVGADGMRNFANAVKVASDPAAAGRGVMLVMGDAVLAARDARKAATSAIDAFRTFPRGPLARVTPASLDWFGPAHRLGEAARYPFPQELPRVAILTAGAGMDAQPVDALLGIGARGIVLAGMGQGNAPRTVLEALARAAASGVPVVRASRVDEGLVDRNVEVDDDALGLVAARALGPAKARMLLMVLVANGVTDAKAVQAAFDGG; encoded by the coding sequence ATGACACTGCGGCGCATCCTCGTTCTTGGCACAGGCGGCACGATTGCCGGCGCAGGCGGCAGTGCGACCGGCGCGGGCTATCGCGCGGGCGGGCTGGCGCTGGACGCGCTGGTCGCGCATCTCGGGGCGCTTGGCCTTGCTGCCGAACTCGTGCCGCAGGAAGTGGCGCGGATCGGCTCGCAGGATATCGGCTTTGCCGAGTGGAGGGCATTGCACGCGGCCTGCACCGCGGCGATGGACGATCCTGCGATCGATGGCATCATTATCACCCACGGCACCGACACGGCAGAGGAGACCGGGCTGCTGCTTGATCTGACCTTGCCCACTGCCAAGCCCGTCGTCCTTGTCGGCGCGATGCGTCCGGCGGACGCAGTGGGGGCGGACGGGATGAGGAACTTCGCCAATGCGGTGAAGGTTGCAAGCGACCCTGCCGCTGCCGGGCGGGGCGTGATGCTGGTGATGGGCGACGCGGTGCTGGCCGCGCGCGATGCGAGGAAGGCGGCCACCAGCGCCATCGACGCCTTCCGCACCTTCCCGCGCGGGCCGCTCGCGCGGGTGACGCCTGCCAGCCTCGACTGGTTCGGCCCCGCGCACCGCCTGGGTGAGGCCGCGCGCTATCCCTTCCCGCAAGAACTGCCGCGCGTGGCGATCCTGACTGCCGGCGCGGGGATGGACGCCCAGCCGGTCGACGCGCTGCTCGGGATCGGCGCGCGCGGGATCGTGCTGGCGGGCATGGGGCAGGGCAACGCGCCCCGCACGGTGCTGGAGGCCCTCGCCCGCGCCGCGGCGAGCGGCGTGCCGGTGGTCCGCGCCAGCCGGGTCGACGAGGGGCTGGTCGACCGCAATGTCGAGGTCGATGATGACGCTCTGGGTCTGGTCGCCGCCCGCGCGCTCGGCCCGGCCAAGGCGCGGATGCTGCTGATGGTGCTGGTGGCGAACGGGGTTACTGATGCGAAAGCCGTGCAGGCGGCGTTTGATGGGGGGTGA
- a CDS encoding TlpA family protein disulfide reductase: MSRSSLILACSFLLLAGCDRPADAPAQPAETGVAAGVVERKFAGTPLPDLQFADPAGNALDLGAQDGPVLINLWATWCPPCVKEMPQLDALASELEGEVRVLTISQDIRGAEVVTPFFAKGGYVRIEPWLDPDTKLSAQFTPEGVLPLTILFDATGKEVLRVAGGYEWDSPEAIALIRQSLSAQ; encoded by the coding sequence ATGTCCCGCTCGTCGCTCATTCTCGCCTGTTCGTTCCTGCTGCTGGCGGGATGCGATAGGCCCGCCGACGCGCCAGCGCAACCGGCTGAGACAGGCGTGGCCGCGGGCGTGGTCGAGCGCAAGTTTGCCGGCACGCCGCTACCCGATCTGCAATTCGCCGACCCGGCAGGCAATGCGCTGGATCTTGGGGCGCAGGATGGGCCGGTGCTGATCAACCTGTGGGCGACATGGTGCCCGCCCTGCGTCAAGGAAATGCCGCAGCTGGATGCGCTGGCGAGCGAGCTGGAAGGCGAGGTGCGGGTGCTCACCATCAGCCAGGATATTCGCGGGGCCGAAGTGGTCACGCCGTTCTTTGCCAAGGGCGGCTATGTCCGGATCGAACCATGGCTTGATCCCGACACGAAGCTCTCGGCGCAGTTCACCCCTGAAGGCGTGCTGCCGCTGACGATCCTGTTCGATGCAACCGGCAAGGAAGTGCTGCGGGTGGCGGGCGGCTATGAGTGGGACAGCCCCGAGGCCATCGCCCTGATCAGGCAGAGCCTTTCGGCGCAATGA
- the lysA gene encoding diaminopimelate decarboxylase has product MDHFTYRDGVMHAEDVPLPLIAEAVGTPVYVYSRATLERHARVFREALDGVPDKLIAFAVKSNPNLAVLKVLGAAGMGADVVSVGEMRRALAAGIAPEMIVFSGVGKTAAEMVAALDAGIGQFNIESEEEGLELAEIAAAKGMTAQCTLRINPDVDAGTHDKISTGKADNKFGVPISEAGQIFGKLAGLPGVALRGVAVHIGSQLADLAPLEAAFQKLGTLIAALRGAGHTITHVDLGGGLGVPYKVDEVLPQPAEYGAMVARVTKDWGVKLIFEPGRVIAGNAGVLLTRVVRVKRGVNDPFVIVDAAMNDLARPALYGAYHHFVAVEPRGARMTANIVGPICETGDTFAMGRECDALEAGDLAVFRTAGAYGATMASSYNSRGFVAEVLVDGDRYAVVADRIEAGAIMDAERVPEWLA; this is encoded by the coding sequence ATGGATCATTTTACCTATCGTGACGGCGTGATGCACGCCGAAGACGTGCCTTTGCCGCTGATCGCTGAGGCGGTCGGCACTCCCGTCTACGTCTATTCGCGTGCTACCCTCGAACGCCATGCACGGGTGTTCCGCGAGGCGCTGGACGGCGTGCCGGACAAGCTGATCGCCTTTGCCGTCAAATCCAACCCCAACCTTGCCGTGTTGAAGGTGCTGGGCGCGGCTGGCATGGGAGCAGACGTGGTCTCCGTCGGCGAGATGCGCCGCGCGCTGGCCGCAGGGATCGCGCCGGAGATGATCGTGTTCTCGGGCGTGGGCAAGACCGCAGCCGAAATGGTCGCCGCGCTCGACGCCGGGATCGGCCAGTTCAATATCGAAAGCGAGGAGGAGGGGCTGGAGCTCGCCGAGATCGCTGCCGCAAAGGGCATGACCGCGCAATGCACGCTGCGGATCAACCCCGATGTCGATGCCGGAACCCATGACAAGATTTCGACCGGCAAGGCCGATAACAAGTTCGGCGTGCCGATCAGCGAAGCAGGGCAGATCTTCGGCAAGCTCGCTGGACTGCCGGGTGTGGCCTTGCGCGGTGTGGCGGTGCATATCGGCAGTCAGTTGGCCGATCTCGCCCCGCTTGAAGCGGCATTCCAGAAGCTCGGCACGCTCATCGCGGCGCTGCGCGGTGCTGGTCACACGATCACCCATGTCGATCTGGGCGGTGGTCTGGGCGTGCCTTACAAGGTGGACGAAGTGCTGCCTCAGCCCGCCGAATATGGCGCAATGGTCGCGCGGGTAACGAAGGACTGGGGCGTCAAGCTGATCTTCGAGCCCGGCCGCGTGATCGCGGGCAATGCCGGGGTGCTGCTGACCCGCGTGGTGCGCGTGAAGCGCGGGGTCAATGATCCTTTCGTGATCGTCGATGCGGCGATGAACGATCTGGCCCGCCCGGCGCTCTACGGGGCCTATCACCACTTCGTTGCGGTTGAGCCGCGCGGCGCACGGATGACTGCGAACATCGTCGGCCCGATCTGCGAAACGGGTGACACTTTCGCCATGGGCCGGGAGTGCGATGCGTTGGAAGCGGGTGATCTTGCCGTGTTCCGCACGGCGGGCGCTTATGGCGCGACGATGGCCTCGTCCTACAATTCGCGCGGGTTCGTCGCCGAAGTGCTGGTGGATGGCGACCGCTATGCCGTGGTCGCCGACCGGATCGAGGCGGGCGCGATCATGGACGCCGAGCGCGTGCCGGAATGGCTCGCCTGA